A window of Salmo trutta chromosome 33, fSalTru1.1, whole genome shotgun sequence genomic DNA:
TCATCCTCTTTGGCACTGATCTCCAGGGAGGACTTGATGAAGTCCTTGCAGTAGCTGATGACGTTGTTCATCTGCAGGTAGCTGGCAGCGGACATCACCTCGATCACATTGTGGCTGGAGAGGTCCAGCTGTCCAGAGTAGATGAAGTCCAGGATGACGGTGAACGTGTCGGGGCTAAAGACCTCGAAGGAGGTGCTGACCGGCTCGGCGTTGTCATCGGCCCCATGGGAAAGCAGCATACGGAAGTAGCCGCTGCTACCGAAAAGGACATTGCGGTGGGCCTTGAAAAGCTGGCCCTCCACCAGAACGTTGCAGTCACAGAACAGCTCCTGACGCCTCTGATTATCCAACTGCTTCAGCAGATAGCTCTGGTGATCGGCTGTGATGTCCGTATGGTACCACCGCTGGGCCTGTctgcaacacacaacacacatatgTGACAGGTGAATATAATGTCGCACAAAAATTATAATAAGAGGAAAATTGTTGAGACTGATCACAAGATCTGTATTGTAAAATCATTCAACATACAAATATGAATTCATACCACCAAGATAAACTGAAATAAAGGTGAATTCAATAAATTTTTTATGAAAACAATTATACACTACAAAATTTGCAATTTTCATCTTCTTGTGTAACCATCACTGACTGCCTTTGTTTTCTAGGTGGAGCCAATCCAACTCAATGATTTATATACACACTAGATGACTTGTGGggtgctgtgttgaagccactgtGCCTCCACCTTGGCACTCCCCCATGTTGTAAAAAAAGATTTGATAGCTATAGTAATTactttattaatgtctacattcatTTTTGCAACATTAATTTTAATCCATACTTTAAactatattatgtgagctaaacatacaaataaaataacagtaaacgatattttaaaaaaatcatttaagtattatatttttttagattactaatgttactgttccCACCACAGCAAAAAAAAAGTACATGAATTTAAGtctttgaaacatttaattgaaatacagcagtattccattcattcctatggagtaTAGGCCTActagggagtgccaatatggccgactcgtgtcttcaaagcctctcaatggccaatacatacatttacaatccagggtttatatacgcCGTTGATCCAACTCTTCAGAGAGTCAGCCTACTAGTCCCCAACCTGCACCGTGAGTGGTTGCCTCAGCCGTCAATCAAGCGCTTTACAATCTGAGGGGCTACACCCGACTCACTGACACCATCGGGTAACGAAACCCTGCAACCATCCCACAGGAGAATATAAACCCTCAACAGAAAACTCTTCACAAATAGAAAACGACAGTAATGAGAGATTATGAATGTGTGCTGCTCTCATACACAGAGGGTATATTTGCTTTGTGGATTTATTGGAGGTTTTGGTTGTTTAAAACCATGTCAAAATGTTCTCGTTTAGGCATGTATTTATCACTAATTACTTATATCTAATTAGCTGATAACGTTTAAAAAAATATCAGCATTTCGTAATAAATAAATGGAATACACGAAGAGCTGCATGCAGCACTGCGCCCACTTAACGCCCGGTTGGAGTGGATACCCTATACATCAAAACAACGAACTAATTCcccccaatatatatatataaatcaataTACCATTTCATTCAAAAGCATTTACGTATCCATATCTTACAATTACTGTGAACAATAATAGGCTACTACAGCGCATCGAAATAAAAATCGGGTAGCTTCAGTGCCTGTGCGCGAGCGCAGGAGACGCCCACTTTACAGCTCCCGCACAATGGAATTACAGTAAAACAGAGATATTATGGTAGACTTCAATCAACCAAGCACAAACAAATACGAATCATAGTTATATCCCTGGTGCCAACAGACCGCATCACCTTCACACCCGATTTTGGATCCATTGATCACCCCTTTCATGCCCACACTCCAGAGCTCAGTAGGCTACGAGCAGCGAGGAGAATTTCCGTGCTACGGAACCTAGTGCATTTTCCTCAGGCGAGCGATGTCCGCAGGACCCGCTTACGCCCTATAGGCTAGACTGCTTACCCGCACTCCCTGCTTCTGCCAATGCTCTAGCCAATGCTCTACCCACGACAAAGGTATCGATACTCACAGGTGATTTGGTTCGCCCGTTGCCCGATATGCCAAATTCGCCCCCATCTCTGTCACCATtgccatttttattttttgggcAATTTTACTCCTTCTTTTACTGGTTCGGGGTACACATTCGCTTCACTTCCTGCTCAGCCCTAAAGACCAAAACCCGTTTATAGACCGAGAAAAAACGGCAGTGCTGACGTGGGTGTTTAACTGAGCGCCCGAGGGCCAAGGAGCCACTTAAAGTACAAGCGCCCCTTTTCGAGACTATACTCGCCTTTTTCGGCCTTGAAATGGGAAAGTATTGAAATAGTAACATTCCTAAAATACCTGATCCTCCTAATTTTTGTTTAAAACACAATTTGAACAGATTATTTGTTTCAAAAACATAGCCTATCCCATAGCAGCAGGAAGtatggtgctgagggtgctgcagtgCCCCCTGATAAATCTAAATTTAAAACAAATAATCAATAAAAATAACATAAATACATATTGTTCAACAAAATTAGTGAACTTggcctttattactcctgtattAGCAAGAAAAATACTTCTCAAATACTCCCCCCCCCAACACATCAACTCTTACCAGGGTCATCAATGAGGCCAATGAAATCAAAACACAATAGAACTTCTTCATTTCCCATTTTATGTCTATAGACTCAACTATTAAATAATTACATAATGACAATACATATAAATGACAAGACatggtattttttatttaagcaTTAGAGAATAGTCTTAGTGAAAGTAGCTGTAAGGAATCAACAACATAATATTAAATCATTATGAAATATAAATCATTCATTTTGTCTTGAGGTCTCTTCATGTGTGAATGTGATAGAAAAATTTGCTTTGGCCCAATAATTTAGGAGGAAGTGAAGAAGGTACTCAATGAGATGAACATCTCATGAAGACGGGCCATTATTGGTGAATCCGGTTGGGTTTTTGGACTGCCAGCGCCACAGGTCCTTACCTTGGAAGACATAACCAGAGGCATAAcattattacattttagtcatttagcagaagatAATCTATCTTAACCAGAgtaacttacaggagcaattagggttaagtgccttgctcaagggcacattgacagtttttcacctagtcggcttggaGATTAgaaccagcaacttttcggttactggcccaacgctctaaacagctaggctacctgccgccccgtattattattattatacattacacTCTATGGAATCAGGATTGTGCTGAGGACTGGGGCTGTCGTGATGTGTTGACAAATTATGTATAAACTCAGAGTAACAGTAAGTGGTAGGTAGTTCAATAAAGGTTTACTTACACATTCTCTCCAGGTTGAAGTCAGCTTTCCAGCCCAGCTCTTTCTCAGCCAGACGGGGGTCAGCATAGCAGGACGCTACATCTCCTCCTCGTCGAGGGGCAATCAGGTACATGATCTGTGGCAAAGACAATCATAACAGTACAACCACCCCCACGTGAAATTGCTTGGTCTGAAATTAGCGGTCAGACAGGTATCGCTTGAAGTAGCTGCTTTCTACACATGAAGACCTAAAAAGGATTCCATTCCCTGTAATTAAGAAgtaataaatataaaatacagGAATACTGATGGACGAAGGCTCTGAAGTTTTTAAAAGAGGGTCAAGTCACTCACCTCTATCCCTGAGGCCTTCTCCATAGCCTTTACCATCTGTAGCACAGAGTAACCCGTTCCTGTTCCTAAGTTATACACCTAGAGGGAGATAAGGGGAAAATGTCACATTTCTATAAGACAATGGATGAGACAAGAGCAATTGTGAATGAATGAGGAAAGACAGGACACATGTAACAGTGGGGTCAGGTAAGCCAGCCTGTATACTGTACTTTGCATCCACAATTGTCCTTCAGTTTCTTGAGAGCAGCTATGTGTCCTTTGGCCAAATCCACAACATGGATGTAATCTCGCACCCCTAAAGAGAAGAAGGATTATTCACAATTGGATGCATTACTGTACAATAAATATGATGACATTTACCATCAGACAGGGTTATGACTGATTGAATTCTATTCAATGCTGTTTTCAAACAATGTCAATCAACCCTCTTTTTTCTTTAAGCATAAAGTCAGTTATCATTACCTGTTCCATCAATAGTGTCGTAGTCATTCCCAAACACATTGAGGTGTTTTCTTCTCCCAATGGCCACCTGGGTTAGAGAAGAGAGAGCCACAGCCCCTAAAGTTAAGTCCATtacactcaacaaaaatataaaaatgcaacatgcaacaatttcaaagattttaccgagttacagttcataaggaaattagtcaatttaattaaattcattagcccctaatctatggatttcacatgactgggaatacagatatgcatctgttggtcaccgataccttaaaagaaatgggcctcacaatgggcctcaggatctcgtcatggtatttctgtgcattcaaattgccattgataaaatgcaattgtgtttgttgctcgtagcttatgcctgcccataccataacccccctGATACCATGGGGCACACTGTTCACAaccttgacatcagcaaaccactcgcaaaacacgacgccatacacgtggtctccGGTTGCAAGGCCGGTTgtatgtactgccaaattctctaaaatgaggtTGGGGgcggcatatggtagagaaatgaacattcaattatctggcaacagctctagtggacattcctgaagtcaACATGACAATTGCACACCCCTCAAaactgagacatctgtggcattgtgtccacatgtgtaatgatcatgctgtttaatcagcttcttgatatgccacacctgtcaggtggatggattatcttggcaaaggagaaatgctcattaacagggatgtaaacaaatttgtgcacaacatttgagagaaataagctttttgtacgtatggaacatttctgggttattttatttcagctcatgaaaccaacactttacatgttgcgtttatattttttgttcagagTACAAAACTACATCCCGGTGAAAAAAACAGAAATTAGAAAAGCAATAGTTCGAAGTGGGATACCAAATCATTCATGGTGGATAAACATTATTTGTGGTTACCTGGGCGACATAGGGCAGCAGGTTGTTGGGGATGCCCTGAGGGTCTTCTCCGATGAGCCCAGAGGAGTGAGCCCCAATGGGGTTGAAATACCGCAGCAGCACCGCGTTCCAGTCCTGTGGAATACATGAAGTAGTATGGGCATTATTATCATTATACACATTGTTATACAAACTGTTATTCAGGACATCTATCATGCATGGGATGTATGTGACAGAtggtcagggtgtgtgttgaAGAATAGAGAGCCTGGGGTAGGTACAGTACCTTCTCTGCCTTACACTGGTCCATAATCATCTCCTCTATGAAGAACTTGGTCTTGCCGTAGGGGTTGGTGCACCCCCCAACAGGGTGCTGTTCATCTATGGGAAGCCGCTGGGGGTCTCCATACACCGTGGCTGAGCTGCTGAAGACCAGATTGCGCACGCCATGAGTCTGCATCACCTGGGAGACATGCAGAtgcacacacgacacacacacacacacggacagcaGCCGTTGAGACAGCAATCTAAAGCACACACGCTTAACCATACAGACTAACGTCCCGAGGTTGGTTGAGATTATTGCAAGCAACACGTAAACATTAGTAGCAGGTCATAAAGTAAAAGACAAGAACAGTGCTACAAAGTTATAAAATCAATACACACCGGCACCCATGCACTTAGGTAGCAGTTCTCGGAAAGCAGCCATTACAGAATAGGTCACTTCAAATGATGCAAGGCAAGCTGAGATTGAGGTATTCTAACTTACCTCGAGCAAGTTCATGGTTGCAGTGAGGTTGACCTGATAGTACCTCAATGGCTGCTCAACTGACTCACCCACCGCTTTCAGACCAGCAAAATGCATTACAGCACTGAATGAATGCTGTTAAGACATTAAGACAGAGACAAACAAGTAAACACTTCATAAAGACAAAGGTGAGTGATGTCTTGAGCAAAACTCATAATAGGGCCAGGAGCTGTCCCGGACCACATGACCTGAAGTGTAAAACTCTGGTGCCTAGTTAAAGCAAATGCATTGGAACACTGTTCAGCAGGGATGAGTGTAGTTTGTAACCTGTTTGAAAAGCTTCTCCAAGCCTGGGTGGTCCAGCAGGTCCAGCTCATGGAACTCAATGCTGGTGTCCAGGATCTTCTCTATCCTCCGCAGGCTCTCAGGGACATCTCCTTCTCCTCCATGAAACATCAGGATGTGGAACAATGAtcaacacacatgcatgtgcacacacacagaaacacaccttTACTGTAACTGTTCTCACCCAAATCAAACGGTAACTGTCAAACCGATAGCGTGTGTTACATCACTATCACTCTCAAAGTTACGCCGGGCAAACTAAGGACACTTACCTCGGACAGCATTGCTGAAGTTATCTATGACCACAGGGCAGAATCCTGCCTCAATCAGTTCCACCACACAGTGGCTGCCGATGTAGCCTCCTCCCCCAGTCACCAGGACCTTCTGTGCCATCCTGAATGCCTGCCTTACAAAGACAGAACACATCACACaatagcaacacatgacaacacatttAGTGGACACAGCAACAATCTGGAGACGTGCTCAGATCTACCTTACTGAATTCCTAAAGATCAATGTCTGACTAGAGCTTTGCAGGAAAAACAAATGCGGAGGAGAATGTTTTATGATgaacaactcatggtgtgattaTAGGAATGCACAAACCTTTAAGAGTTTATGTTCCCTGCTTATCTTGTGTAATTTCTCCCGGTGTACACATGTATAGATTGCATTTGATTATTGCTACAGTGCTATTTGGCTTGTTAAATCTGATTTGCCCCACCATTCTTAATTTCTTGTATTTTTCCCCATACATTTgaattgtttgacattttactgcattgttaggagctacactgaacaaaaatataaacccaatgtaaagtgttggtattacagacagaggagtatttctgtctgtaacaaAGCCCTTTCATGGGAAAAACtcatgattggctgggcctggcctggctgccaagtgctgggcctatgccctccaaggcccacctaTGGCAgaacccctgcccagtcatgtgaaatccatagattagggtctaatttatttatttcaattgactgatttccttatatgaactgtaactcaggaaaatctttgaaatcgttgcatgttgcgtttatattttgtttgtgCTATAACACAAACTgtgtacacaaccaataaactttgatttgatctgacTTTCATTAGACTGTAATAGTATTTCAGGAACAGCCCAGGTTACCTTTTGTCTAAGAGAGCAACCCAGAAAATCTGGAGGGCTTGTAAAGCtagaatttttttaaataggTATGCGGTTCGACTATTCAATTTCAGTCCCCCACCCCACCCAATCCACGTCACCATTCAGTGCACCTGTACGACCAGGATATAGAGGATGAAAAGATAACATTGGTGCAGTAAAGAGAGGCTGTGTTCGAGAGGATCAAAACCgtaatgtatcatgggtaaattgtgactgactgaccgatCTACAAACCTATTTTTAACTttacatcataaataactactcattattatttgtagatccgtcagtcagtcacaatttacccatgagaCATTACGGTTTTGATCCTCTTGAACATTGCCAGTGTCCCCAATATCACATTATACTGTAGTTGCATTGAACATCATCTGAATAAGACTGATTCCTGGCCTTTTTTTGTGCATTTCCTGACATCAAGGAGACACATCAACATAATCAGTCAGTTAAAAATTGTCATTGGACTGCTATGTTATGTTTGACTCTCTCAATCCTGTCTGTAATAAGTCATCAGCCACTAAAGTCTTAAGTCCATTATACAGCCTATAGCGGCAGTAAACATTCATTCAACTCTTCTGATTTTCGTTATTGCTAAGCTGTCATCACTGGATAAATCCTAACACTGTCATTCACCCAGAAAATCATTCATGAATGAAAATACTTACTTGTACGTCCTTTACACCAAATTAATTCTATTCGCGGGAAGGAAGACGTCCGAAGAATAtaggagtgtgtaaaggactgCTTAGACAGAATTAAGCTATCACCTGAAACAAGGGAcgtctctccctgtcctgttcgGACATATTTCTTGCTTCCTGTTCAGAGAGAGACGTGGAGCTGTGTTAAGTCAGAACAATCAGATACTACATCCGGTAGCGTaagtctgtttttttttctcaaaataaAAGCCATGTTTTCTGTAATTAATAATATCCACTTTTTTGTGCCTCCTCCTGACTTTTTAAGCATATATTCTTGCAGTAGAGCTTTCTCTTCGTGGAGACTTAAGATGTTATAATTGTATTATCAAAAATTATAATATTTGACTTACAGAAATACTGTCTATTTTCTATTTATCAGAGAGGacttttatttttgtaaagtcaCCCGGTTCAGTTAGAAAATCTACGGACTACTTGCACTAACTTCCTGGCACTGATACGTGAATGGCATCAAACAAGGAAGCCTCACATGCTCCGACGTCAGAAATCCCTCGATGGAAACCACGCCTTTGACTATTAGACAGTACAGTGACTGTGGTGGCAGAGAGCTTGGGGCACTACTGGCCAGATGTACCTATCTATGCCCACATTTAAGGCACGGAAACTTCAGAAAAAAGTCAAACAATtcaacccttcctctctctcgctctctctctcaattaaatttcaATTGAAAGGATTTTATTGgctttgccaaagcaagtgaagtagagaataaacaaaagtgaaataaacaatacaaaattaacTGTAAACATCACACTCATAAATTTccaaaggaataaagacatttcaaatgtcatatgatGTCGATATACATTGTTGTaactatgtgcaaatagttaaagtactaaatggaaaataaataataaaaaaaaattgttcttCACTTGTTGCTGTTTTGTGGCAAAAgctcacaaatcttgctgctgtgattgcacactgtggtatttcacccaatagatatgggagttcatcgACAAGGCAAGAAGAGCCTTCAataccatcaaaaggaacatcaaattcgacataccaattaggatctggctaggaatacttgaatcagttgtaGAACCCATggtctttatggttgtgaggtgaGGTCCAGCTCTTTACTGGATTTttataattagtgggtatcggccttaATCTGCTCTCTATGCATTATGTGGTGTTCtacattgtacactgaggatatttttgcagagtctcaatttggtgtttgtcccatttagtgaattcgaaccccagacctcacaaccataaagaccATGGGTTCtacaactgattcaagtattcctagccagatcctaattggtatgtcgaatttgatgttccttttgatggtatcgaaggcccttcttgcctttgtcgatcagatcgttcacagccttgtggaagtctctctctctctatttctctcacacacacaaatgcgcgcacgcacgcacgcacgcacgcacgcacgcacgcacgcacgcacgcacgcacacacacacacacacacacacacacactcacgcacacacacacacacacacacacacacacacacacacacacacacacacacacacacacacacacacacacacacacacacaccacaatacatTTATAAGCTTGTTGATGCTCTCCCCAATGGGTACACACTGAtagaatcaatgttgtttccacgtcatttccatgaaattacattgaaccaatgtggaatagacattAAATTGACATCTGTGTCCAGTGGGTCTTCGCTAATGAAACACGAACCCTCAAGGCAGAACAATGCCTCTTTGTTTGTAGGCCTAAAACAATTTCTTTAACAAATAAGAATAAAAAACATACTTAACTGATATTAAATAACACTTTTTCCCGTCTATTCCCAAAATGCAAACAGATTCGCTGACGGACACGAAGCGTTGCCAGACCCAGCAATGTCCCACTGCCCCACTAGAGAGTGTGGCTCTGAgccaaggggagagagagggatgatacaACCGAAAGGATTTCATCATAAAATCTACATTTAGATGTTATATAATTGAAgatgtgtgtttcagtgtgtcaTCTGTAAGGTCCTTATGGTCTGTGCAGTTGACAGATATAAAGGAGTGGAGGCATCCCCACATGAATGTCTATATGAAATAAAACACTGAGTGGCATTCTTTTATATGTTGTGCCATTTTTGAAACCCTTGCGGCAGTCCTGCCTTGCCAAGGAACACTGGCACATGAAGCAAGGCAGACACTGTGACGCAGGCAGACACTGTGATGGAGGCAGACACTGTGATGGAGGTAGACACTGTGACGGAGGCAGACACTGTGACGGAGGCAAACACTGTGACGGAGGCAGACACTGTGACGGAGGCAAACACTGTGACGGAGGCAGACACTGTGACGGAGGCAGACACTGTGacggagaagagaagagggagaaaagaaGAGCTGAGTATTTGGGGGGTACAATTTCCTCACACCTCATTGAATTGCATTCTCTAAAACTGGGGAAACATGAACTGAGGGGAAATATTTGAGAAAGGTAAACAAAATACTTTTGGAACAAGCACAGATAAACAGAAATAAAAATCCAACAATCCAGGAGGCCCAAACAAAGCGTGGCACTAAATACAAAAGGGAACATTATTATTCAACTCAGAGAAGAAcaacacatttttaaaatgtatttaacgaggcaattcagttaagaacaaattcttatttacaatgacggcctaggaacagtgggttaactgccttgttcag
This region includes:
- the gale gene encoding UDP-glucose 4-epimerase — encoded protein: MAQKVLVTGGGGYIGSHCVVELIEAGFCPVVIDNFSNAVRGEGDVPESLRRIEKILDTSIEFHELDLLDHPGLEKLFKQHSFSAVMHFAGLKAVGESVEQPLRYYQVNLTATMNLLEVMQTHGVRNLVFSSSATVYGDPQRLPIDEQHPVGGCTNPYGKTKFFIEEMIMDQCKAEKDWNAVLLRYFNPIGAHSSGLIGEDPQGIPNNLLPYVAQVAIGRRKHLNVFGNDYDTIDGTGVRDYIHVVDLAKGHIAALKKLKDNCGCKVYNLGTGTGYSVLQMVKAMEKASGIEIMYLIAPRRGGDVASCYADPRLAEKELGWKADFNLERMCKDLWRWQSKNPTGFTNNGPSS